The Bernardetia litoralis DSM 6794 genome includes a window with the following:
- a CDS encoding DUF6428 family protein, with the protein MKLSEIKNQLNQLETIAFQLPNGELVPSHFHVTEVGKVTKNFIDCGGTVRNEEVANFQLWNANDYDHRLHPEKLVKIIELSEKVLEIGDLEIEVEYQGDTIGKFGLDFDGVNFLLTTKQTDCLAKDKCGISEQKPKIRLSTLNTQADCSPDSGCC; encoded by the coding sequence ATGAAACTATCAGAAATAAAAAATCAACTGAATCAATTAGAAACAATAGCTTTTCAATTACCAAATGGAGAGTTAGTTCCGAGCCATTTTCATGTTACAGAAGTGGGAAAGGTAACCAAAAATTTTATTGATTGTGGAGGAACTGTTCGTAATGAAGAGGTTGCAAACTTTCAATTATGGAATGCAAATGATTACGACCATAGATTACACCCAGAAAAATTAGTAAAAATAATTGAGCTTTCAGAAAAAGTATTGGAAATTGGAGATTTGGAAATCGAAGTGGAATATCAAGGTGATACTATCGGAAAATTCGGACTTGATTTTGATGGTGTAAATTTTCTTTTGACTACAAAACAAACCGATTGCTTGGCAAAAGATAAATGTGGAATTTCTGAGCAAAAACCAAAAATAAGACTTTCAACTCTAAATACTCAAGCCGATTGTTCGCCAGATAGTGGTTGTTGTTAA